One Xiphophorus hellerii strain 12219 chromosome 1, Xiphophorus_hellerii-4.1, whole genome shotgun sequence DNA segment encodes these proteins:
- the rhoab gene encoding rho-related GTP-binding protein RhoA-B translates to MAAIRKKLVIVGDGACGKTCLLIVFSKDQFPEVYVPTVFENYVADIEVDGKQVELALWDTAGQEDYDRLRPLSYPDTDVILMCFSIDSPDSLENIPEKWTPEVKHFCPNVPIILVGNKKDLRNDEHTRRELAKMKQEPVKSEEGRDMAGRIAAFGYMECSAKTKDGVREVFEMATRAALQARRGKKSNRCTLL, encoded by the exons ATGGCAGCCATCCGTAAGAAGCTGGTGATAGTCGGCGATGGAGCTTGTGGGAAGACTTGTCTTCTTATTGTCTTCAGCAAGGACCAGTTCCCTGAGGTCTACGTTCCCACCGTGTTTGAGAACTATGTTGCTGACATCGAAGTGGACGGCAAACAG GTTGAGCTGGCTCTCTGGGACACGGCCGGTCAGGAGGACTACGACAGGCTGAGACCCCTCTCCTACCCAGACACTGACGTCATCCTCATGTGTTTCTCCATAGACAGCCCTGACAGCTTGG aaaacattccTGAAAAATGGACCCCGGAGGTCAAACACTTCTGCCCCAACGTCCCTATAATCCTTGTAGGAAACAAGAAAGATCTACGTAATGATGAACACACGCGTCGAGAGCTGGCCAAGATGAAGCAG GAACCAGTAAAGTCGGAGGAAGGCCGGGACATGGCCGGGCGCATCGCAGCCTTTGGTTATATGGAGTGTTCTGCGAAGACCAAGGATGGTGTACGGGAGGTGTTCGAGATGGCCACCAGGGCGGCGCTGCAGGCCCGCCGCGGAAAGAAGAGCAATAGATGTACACTGCTGTAA